The following are encoded together in the Synergistaceae bacterium genome:
- a CDS encoding AbrB/MazE/SpoVT family DNA-binding domain-containing protein: protein MAVAVLRSHSQITIPASVISSLGLKEGDQLEIFADNGTISMIPVAVYPVDYVEQLRKETAELRDNISSGKQPVFDSVDAMIEALEKS, encoded by the coding sequence TTGGCAGTGGCGGTCTTGCGTTCACATTCACAGATAACAATTCCTGCTTCTGTTATCTCAAGTCTGGGGCTGAAAGAGGGCGACCAGCTCGAAATTTTTGCTGACAACGGAACAATAAGCATGATACCTGTAGCAGTTTACCCCGTTGATTACGTTGAACAGCTCCGCAAAGAGACGGCAGAACTCAGAGATAACATATCTTCAGGGAAACAGCCTGTGTTCGATAGCGTTGACGCGATGATTGAGGCTCTGGAGAAGTCCTGA
- the flgK gene encoding flagellar hook-associated protein FlgK, translating into MSSTFGGMEMGRSALNAFRLGMQTVGHNISNMNTEGYSRQRTVFKTVTPEDIPNVGQLGQGMNVAEIERIRDEFLDFQFRDEQATLGYWTKVNDLYDSIQTYISEPASSGIRSAMDTFFTNIQTLQQTPEDTSARQALVTSANSLGMMLGNLVDSFNTYNERINMELKQSVDEANTMLRNLAMINLKISNAEALGQNANDLYDQRDLILDKLSSMMDISYNEPLERDGIKGEFFLSVNGRVLVQGTHVRELAAHAFMWDEQVYYDVQVSENEFDIVSNPSVADALATGPDGTYQLIVDRVANGVEWTAGGGNAHCIETYAVRTSAFNNGIILDANSEDIPYKLQFRTLNEDRTPVVLNIKIDKTESGTWMLRAEADGVAMDDMTTDTGAATLTTTDLEAFITNAAANAGEDGMNLSVEEVQMSEDPDTYALMFTADYDSPVELTDYSGMLGGLTEARRELTGVNMRVTPAHVEDALNLSGSFRIQVGTQGTRVTSNNFKENGGKKLGEGEILNPGQAGDKYTFRVGVSGDQADFSVSWNNSLGKWVLNSDLSTESRIVDSVNSEGEHVLTVKDLTDFISQTFIDASNADNPALAGMRVVTGKASSGTITQFYLESNDNYLLSISDVEGNLAEQLGIANPNPIITIDVENTDSLITIRNKINEKYQEEFGLTEPEQWVHASVDNGYLEISANVAGEAQRITLMGSTDGNMQVLRRLGLTANQRIATDITDDEGNALFSYREIAYIPESGVARDASFTLNNVRYLSSDNKFNRARRIPALTGDSRERYSGKELSEVSEGMWLNLKAAGSTTINVRHHIRDGSMKALEEIRDGIIPDLKDNLDSMAYGLAKHVNAYQYSGYGVGGDITTTGVAFFNTLNTKAGAAEKLSVDDRVSADPSLIGAAMGKKNADGLALTGTTGGSGDGTNASRMVSLNFSKILENHTLSVGGMYDAMLSQIGTEAASAKLMYTTQATVAEQINSQRQACSGVNLDEELMDMVILNRAFGAMSRYITTYDEMLDKIINGFGLVGR; encoded by the coding sequence ATGAGCAGTACATTCGGCGGCATGGAAATGGGCAGGAGCGCGCTTAACGCCTTCCGCTTGGGGATGCAGACAGTAGGGCACAACATCTCCAACATGAACACGGAGGGTTATTCACGACAGCGCACTGTGTTCAAGACGGTTACTCCTGAGGACATTCCGAACGTAGGACAGCTCGGGCAGGGGATGAACGTTGCGGAGATCGAGAGAATCCGTGATGAGTTCCTCGATTTCCAGTTCCGGGACGAACAGGCGACGCTGGGCTACTGGACGAAGGTTAATGACCTATACGACTCGATACAGACCTACATCTCAGAGCCGGCATCTTCCGGGATACGCTCGGCGATGGATACGTTCTTCACGAACATTCAGACCCTCCAGCAGACACCCGAAGACACATCGGCGCGTCAGGCTCTCGTAACTTCCGCGAACTCTCTGGGCATGATGCTCGGCAACCTCGTCGACAGCTTCAACACCTACAATGAGCGCATAAACATGGAGCTGAAGCAGTCCGTTGACGAGGCGAACACAATGCTACGCAACCTTGCCATGATAAACCTCAAGATATCCAACGCAGAGGCACTCGGCCAGAATGCCAACGATCTTTACGACCAGAGAGACCTCATCCTCGACAAGCTATCCAGCATGATGGACATCTCCTACAACGAACCGCTTGAACGCGACGGCATCAAGGGAGAGTTCTTTCTGTCAGTGAACGGCAGGGTACTCGTGCAGGGAACTCACGTGAGGGAGCTGGCGGCTCATGCGTTCATGTGGGACGAGCAGGTGTACTATGACGTTCAGGTGTCGGAGAACGAGTTTGACATTGTTAGCAACCCCAGCGTAGCTGATGCTCTGGCGACGGGCCCGGACGGGACATATCAGCTCATTGTTGACCGTGTGGCTAACGGCGTTGAGTGGACGGCGGGCGGCGGAAACGCGCACTGCATAGAGACTTACGCGGTGCGGACTTCAGCCTTCAACAACGGAATAATCCTCGACGCGAACTCTGAGGACATACCCTACAAGCTGCAGTTCAGGACGCTTAATGAGGACAGGACTCCTGTGGTGCTGAACATCAAGATAGACAAGACAGAATCTGGCACGTGGATGCTGAGGGCAGAGGCGGACGGTGTTGCGATGGACGACATGACCACCGATACAGGAGCGGCTACGCTCACGACGACTGACTTGGAGGCGTTCATCACTAATGCTGCGGCCAATGCGGGCGAAGACGGGATGAACCTCTCTGTTGAGGAAGTGCAGATGAGCGAAGACCCCGACACCTACGCGCTTATGTTCACGGCTGATTACGACTCGCCCGTCGAGCTCACGGACTACAGCGGGATGCTGGGCGGACTGACTGAGGCCAGGCGCGAACTCACCGGCGTAAACATGAGGGTAACCCCCGCGCACGTGGAAGACGCACTGAACTTGTCCGGGTCATTCAGGATTCAGGTAGGAACTCAGGGAACGCGCGTAACCTCAAACAACTTCAAGGAGAACGGCGGCAAGAAGCTCGGCGAGGGAGAGATTCTGAATCCCGGCCAAGCAGGCGACAAGTACACCTTCAGGGTCGGAGTGTCGGGAGACCAGGCGGATTTCTCCGTGTCGTGGAACAACTCATTAGGCAAGTGGGTGCTGAACTCTGACCTGAGCACTGAGAGCAGAATAGTCGACAGCGTCAACAGCGAAGGCGAGCACGTTCTTACAGTGAAGGATCTGACGGACTTCATCTCGCAGACGTTCATTGATGCGTCGAACGCAGACAACCCTGCTCTTGCGGGAATGAGAGTCGTAACCGGCAAGGCATCATCAGGAACGATAACACAGTTCTACCTCGAGTCGAATGATAACTATCTGCTGTCGATCTCCGACGTTGAAGGTAACTTGGCCGAACAGCTCGGTATCGCCAATCCCAACCCCATAATCACGATTGACGTAGAGAACACCGACAGCCTTATAACCATACGCAACAAGATAAACGAGAAGTATCAGGAGGAGTTCGGCCTCACAGAGCCCGAGCAGTGGGTACATGCCTCTGTAGACAACGGATACCTAGAGATTTCCGCGAACGTTGCGGGCGAGGCGCAGAGGATTACGCTGATGGGCAGCACGGACGGAAACATGCAGGTATTGCGCCGTCTTGGCCTGACTGCGAACCAGAGAATAGCTACCGACATAACCGACGACGAAGGCAATGCACTCTTCAGCTACAGGGAGATAGCCTACATCCCGGAGTCAGGTGTTGCGCGTGATGCGTCGTTCACCTTGAACAACGTGCGCTATCTCTCGTCGGACAACAAGTTCAACCGGGCAAGAAGAATCCCCGCACTCACCGGCGATTCACGGGAACGTTACAGCGGCAAGGAACTCAGCGAAGTCAGCGAGGGAATGTGGCTGAACCTGAAGGCCGCAGGCTCAACGACAATCAACGTTCGGCATCACATCCGGGACGGCTCGATGAAGGCACTCGAGGAGATCCGCGACGGAATAATACCCGACCTCAAAGACAACCTCGATAGCATGGCTTACGGTCTGGCCAAGCACGTGAACGCCTACCAGTATTCCGGCTACGGTGTCGGAGGGGACATTACGACGACGGGCGTTGCGTTCTTCAACACGCTGAACACTAAGGCAGGAGCGGCAGAGAAGCTCAGCGTTGATGACAGGGTGTCGGCTGACCCGTCGCTCATCGGTGCGGCAATGGGCAAAAAGAACGCTGACGGCCTCGCACTCACCGGCACAACGGGCGGAAGCGGAGACGGCACAAACGCTTCACGCATGGTCAGCCTGAACTTCAGCAAGATTCTCGAGAACCACACCCTGAGCGTCGGCGGAATGTATGACGCAATGCTCTCACAGATAGGCACTGAGGCGGCGAGCGCAAAGCTCATGTACACCACACAGGCTACCGTCGCGGAACAGATTAACTCACAGCGTCAGGCATGTTCGGGCGTAAACCTTGACGAGGAACTCATGGACATGGTGATTCTCAATAGGGCGTTCGGCGCAATGTCGAGGTACATTACGACGTATGATGAGATGCTCGACAAGATAATTAACGGTTTCGGTCTTGTAGGCCGATAA
- a CDS encoding DUF1622 domain-containing protein: protein MIADIEEIFEITVQLGVLLMECVGVTVLMVTTFKSIWGCLKRDPHVRLTLAQGIALALEFKLGGEVLRTVIVREWSELAILGAIIVLRGALTFLIHWEIKTEEAHLG, encoded by the coding sequence ATGATTGCGGACATTGAAGAGATTTTCGAGATAACCGTACAGCTGGGAGTTCTGCTGATGGAGTGCGTAGGTGTTACTGTCCTCATGGTAACAACCTTCAAAAGTATCTGGGGCTGCCTGAAGAGAGACCCTCACGTGAGGCTGACGCTTGCGCAGGGGATTGCGCTTGCGCTGGAGTTCAAGCTGGGCGGGGAGGTCTTGAGGACGGTTATTGTCCGTGAGTGGAGCGAGCTAGCGATTCTCGGGGCAATAATCGTGCTGAGGGGAGCATTGACGTTCCTGATTCACTGGGAGATAAAGACGGAAGAGGCACACTTAGGCTGA
- the flgM gene encoding flagellar biosynthesis anti-sigma factor FlgM, protein MIGRISGQYSTEALNRRKSRHNVSYGSGYQQESDNADISSFGSLLSRVNAEFRNIPEIREDRVAALKAQVESGSYNPPLDKVANALYIAGILDATEE, encoded by the coding sequence ATGATTGGCAGAATATCAGGGCAGTATTCAACCGAAGCCCTCAACCGCAGAAAATCAAGGCACAATGTCTCCTACGGAAGCGGATACCAGCAGGAATCCGACAACGCAGACATCAGTTCGTTCGGCTCACTGCTCTCGAGAGTGAATGCCGAGTTCAGGAACATCCCCGAAATCCGTGAAGACAGAGTAGCTGCCCTGAAAGCACAGGTAGAATCCGGCAGCTATAATCCTCCGCTGGACAAAGTGGCGAATGCGCTGTACATAGCCGGTATTCTCGACGCGACGGAAGAATAA
- the flgN gene encoding flagellar export chaperone FlgN — protein MRAEVEELIDAVAGTADCIDDLIDAIREQREAMTERDIDSVNALMDETRDIFFETQTQDALRNDLAHKLAAKFSCEPTASSLASKMDNDERAIFNGAADRLTQSVFVLKSEMIILNGLIDQNEQYTSMLLSEWQRLNGDRVSQSGGADFRG, from the coding sequence ATGCGTGCCGAAGTTGAGGAGCTTATTGATGCTGTTGCCGGGACGGCGGACTGCATAGATGACCTTATAGATGCCATACGCGAACAGCGCGAGGCAATGACTGAACGCGACATCGACTCCGTGAATGCTCTCATGGATGAGACGCGCGATATATTTTTCGAGACACAGACGCAGGACGCACTCCGCAATGACCTAGCGCACAAGTTAGCCGCAAAGTTTTCCTGCGAACCTACAGCGAGTTCTCTTGCGTCAAAGATGGATAATGATGAACGTGCAATCTTCAACGGGGCTGCGGACAGACTCACGCAGTCCGTTTTTGTGTTGAAGAGCGAAATGATTATACTTAACGGCCTGATAGACCAGAACGAACAGTATACGTCAATGCTGCTCTCTGAATGGCAGAGGCTTAACGGGGACAGGGTTTCGCAGTCTGGCGGGGCTGATTTCAGGGGGTAG
- the flgL gene encoding flagellar hook-associated protein FlgL, with translation MYSRLTTATMYGSLMDSLQQNQKMIQDLQRQIASGNKYTNLADNPSAVARSLQVQSALNANAQYAQNTVNAVTMLRYADGALNNVLDAAQAIRSLIIQAGNGSLDSSQLKDITAQIEANKKIMLDNLNTRVAGQYIFGGTDTTTPPFVEKPDGSIVYQGSDERIKYAVSDGLLGDVTFAGSDIVPTDDDSYFICSHNVPIDWTWQGREEKVQITVGSRTLSVFIPEDWSDIDTTKTSTRDINYTDYNQFRDPREHTGITLDDLAEIVNRSLEEQGADMLVKVTVEKDMEAGTQQLIMKSNTGEKIGITGWPDTDYMPIPATATSKTFADDDSSWKTGGEGSVNGLMGKTNILSWKGTSGTMTITAGDRTETFNLSSMASSTDLVKAINEEFSGISDGTPFASLSSGNLQGRLVLQSEEGEITVSGNIGELFGKEGTISSTTSSLTINVGGKEEGTTKIFINDDDSLEDVAEKINGIGGLFSRTNADGTSLTVIAQRIGDAPEDRLANNDAAEELHYPAMTITGEGGAAELFDFPEGENSLKATATRRQLDHSHMDVFDVLGMETAMKSREFDPTETLEVKAGTELHWRVISGGRSADIKLNGGMSYTLEQLADRLKNAGAGWLEVTLEEDSTETGLTANITDGEAKTQRIVMRGFDGEQVIMLDMNEYNYADQAGLSTVLRTDGYTSSMAGTGTKCVNFPSAPCVDDNVGIPLRVQMNCGMYYDINIKRAEVINVKTGFVDRTKVMRAIVDEVNAQEGHEVMGCTVHLDAAGEEIADSSAIYFLSGEAFTVVDMPFNDPEWNDYSGGIAAQMGIHGGVTSNLAKTEQPIKDNDTFGAVVEDFRGGTIRFANLSHSVEIDVGESDTVKDVLDRLRTQAGEWLYVNYYDQHMGQDATRNTGDYPIISLSSKDGSAVSVLDVKGHVAQDNLGLSTGIQTRLNPDGTGEGIMSDSFVWDIENDSFPATELTLTVAGYSHTIDLTEIRSVTPDPDGLIQADDIAEFINARMQDYDVRAEVNRDNELMIWSLRGYSVEAEFTNNGSDVTATFLGEESSSRSYYRGGYNLEGGAQTRGIDANDMYSTGMHGQNATIRSGANTMRQNGFGVINDIIAAIESGNRDDLSSKMLPKIDDFISNLLSVMSEDGALQARYTYNGERLTQENAIMEETYDSLAKIDPADAISQLMMADYMYQANLAVIARLIQPSLLDFLR, from the coding sequence ATGTACAGCCGTCTAACTACAGCAACAATGTACGGGAGCTTGATGGACTCGTTACAGCAGAACCAGAAAATGATTCAGGATCTGCAGAGACAGATAGCTTCCGGGAACAAATACACTAATCTTGCGGACAACCCTTCGGCGGTTGCGCGTTCTCTTCAGGTGCAGTCCGCTCTGAACGCCAATGCACAGTATGCACAGAACACCGTCAACGCGGTAACGATGCTGCGCTACGCTGACGGGGCACTGAACAACGTTCTCGACGCGGCGCAGGCGATACGTTCATTAATCATACAGGCAGGGAACGGCTCATTAGACAGCAGCCAGCTCAAGGACATCACGGCGCAGATTGAGGCGAACAAAAAGATAATGCTCGACAACCTCAACACGCGGGTTGCGGGACAGTATATCTTCGGTGGAACGGACACAACAACCCCGCCTTTCGTCGAGAAGCCGGACGGCAGCATAGTCTATCAGGGTTCGGACGAGCGCATAAAGTACGCAGTGAGCGACGGGCTGCTGGGGGATGTTACGTTTGCGGGGAGCGACATTGTGCCGACAGACGACGACTCGTACTTCATATGCTCGCACAATGTCCCTATAGACTGGACGTGGCAGGGACGCGAGGAGAAGGTACAGATCACCGTAGGGAGCAGGACGCTTTCAGTGTTCATTCCCGAAGACTGGAGCGACATCGACACCACAAAGACCAGCACAAGAGACATCAACTACACCGACTACAACCAGTTCAGAGACCCGCGCGAACACACAGGCATAACCCTCGATGACTTGGCCGAAATCGTGAACAGATCCCTTGAGGAGCAGGGAGCTGACATGCTGGTGAAAGTTACCGTAGAGAAGGACATGGAGGCCGGAACGCAGCAGCTCATCATGAAGTCCAACACCGGCGAGAAGATAGGTATAACTGGCTGGCCTGACACTGACTACATGCCGATACCCGCGACGGCAACCAGCAAGACCTTCGCGGACGATGATTCTTCGTGGAAGACAGGCGGAGAGGGAAGCGTCAACGGCCTCATGGGCAAGACGAACATCCTCAGCTGGAAGGGCACTTCCGGAACAATGACTATTACCGCCGGAGACAGAACGGAGACGTTCAACCTGTCGTCGATGGCATCATCAACCGACCTCGTGAAGGCCATCAACGAGGAGTTCTCGGGAATCTCTGACGGGACACCTTTTGCGTCGCTGTCGTCAGGAAACCTTCAGGGGCGGCTTGTGCTTCAGTCGGAAGAAGGAGAAATCACGGTCTCCGGGAACATCGGCGAGCTCTTCGGCAAGGAAGGCACAATCTCAAGCACGACCTCATCACTGACAATAAACGTCGGCGGCAAAGAGGAAGGCACAACAAAGATATTCATCAACGACGACGACTCTCTTGAGGACGTTGCGGAGAAGATTAACGGCATAGGCGGACTGTTCTCGCGGACAAACGCTGACGGAACGAGCCTCACGGTGATTGCGCAGAGGATAGGCGATGCTCCTGAAGACAGGCTCGCGAACAACGACGCGGCGGAAGAGCTGCATTACCCTGCGATGACGATTACGGGCGAAGGCGGAGCTGCTGAACTGTTCGACTTCCCGGAAGGCGAGAACTCACTAAAGGCGACAGCGACGCGCAGGCAGCTTGACCATAGCCACATGGACGTGTTCGACGTTCTGGGGATGGAAACCGCGATGAAGAGCAGGGAATTTGACCCTACGGAAACTCTTGAGGTCAAGGCCGGAACAGAGCTTCACTGGCGCGTAATCAGCGGAGGACGGAGCGCGGACATCAAGCTGAACGGAGGAATGTCCTACACGCTCGAGCAGCTCGCGGACCGGCTCAAGAATGCCGGTGCGGGATGGCTTGAAGTTACGCTAGAGGAAGATTCTACGGAGACAGGCCTTACAGCAAACATCACTGACGGCGAGGCCAAGACACAGAGAATCGTTATGCGTGGCTTCGACGGCGAGCAGGTCATAATGCTGGACATGAACGAGTACAACTACGCGGATCAGGCCGGGCTGTCTACGGTTCTGCGGACAGACGGCTACACCAGCAGCATGGCGGGAACGGGCACTAAGTGCGTGAACTTCCCCTCTGCTCCGTGCGTTGACGACAACGTAGGAATACCGCTCAGGGTGCAGATGAACTGCGGAATGTACTACGACATAAACATCAAGAGGGCAGAAGTCATCAACGTAAAGACGGGCTTTGTTGACCGCACAAAAGTGATGCGGGCGATTGTCGACGAGGTGAACGCTCAGGAAGGCCATGAAGTTATGGGTTGCACGGTTCACCTTGACGCGGCGGGAGAGGAGATAGCGGACTCGAGCGCAATATACTTCCTGTCTGGCGAAGCCTTCACCGTCGTGGATATGCCCTTCAACGACCCTGAATGGAACGACTATTCAGGCGGAATAGCGGCGCAGATGGGCATTCACGGCGGAGTAACCTCGAACTTGGCCAAGACCGAACAGCCCATAAAGGACAACGATACTTTTGGTGCAGTTGTTGAGGACTTCAGGGGCGGGACGATACGTTTCGCGAACCTTTCGCACAGCGTAGAAATCGACGTAGGAGAGAGCGACACGGTGAAGGACGTTCTGGACAGGCTTCGCACTCAGGCCGGAGAGTGGCTGTACGTGAACTACTACGATCAGCACATGGGGCAGGACGCAACCCGCAACACCGGCGACTACCCGATAATCTCGCTCTCGTCGAAGGATGGTTCTGCGGTGAGCGTTCTCGATGTGAAGGGGCATGTAGCGCAGGACAATCTAGGACTGAGCACCGGCATTCAGACGCGTCTTAACCCCGACGGCACAGGAGAAGGCATAATGTCTGACAGCTTCGTGTGGGACATTGAGAACGATAGCTTCCCCGCGACAGAACTCACGCTCACTGTGGCGGGCTACTCTCACACGATTGACCTTACGGAGATTCGGAGCGTTACGCCTGACCCCGACGGACTGATTCAGGCGGACGACATCGCGGAGTTCATCAATGCCAGAATGCAGGACTACGACGTTCGCGCAGAGGTCAACAGGGACAACGAGCTGATGATATGGTCATTGCGCGGGTACTCCGTAGAGGCGGAGTTCACAAATAACGGGTCTGATGTTACAGCAACGTTTCTCGGCGAGGAGTCTTCGTCGCGGAGCTACTACAGAGGAGGGTACAACCTCGAGGGCGGAGCTCAGACGCGCGGGATTGACGCTAACGACATGTACAGCACGGGAATGCACGGCCAGAACGCAACGATACGGAGCGGCGCGAACACTATGCGTCAGAACGGCTTCGGAGTGATCAACGACATTATTGCGGCGATAGAGTCGGGCAACAGGGACGACTTGTCCAGCAAGATGCTCCCGAAGATTGACGACTTCATCAGCAACCTGCTTTCTGTGATGTCGGAGGACGGAGCACTTCAGGCGCGCTACACCTACAACGGCGAACGCCTCACGCAGGAGAATGCGATAATGGAGGAGACGTACGATAGTCTGGCGAAGATTGACCCTGCGGACGCGATAAGCCAGCTGATGATGGCGGATTACATGTATCAGGCGAATCTTGCGGTGATAGCGAGACTGATTCAGCCGAGCCTTCTGGATTTCCTGAGGTAG
- a CDS encoding cupin domain-containing protein: MRKLIALSLSLLLLASFAHAEPREQCWDLEELTVLNKQDVAGGRGTLYGEFAYTRDKAGDDWAIKEIGFMTLKHGDFIGLHAHADNEDAYLILSGTGIFTDGEGNSWTVKAGDMTIARPGQSHGLANLFGEDLVFLDIIAKNASADLEALKANPTPQVFPAERLRKLNKQNAGGAGKGTLYGKFAFRREDATPNQAIKEIGMMTLRPGDSISLHSHADNEDTYIILSGEGMFTDGDGGEYVVGPQSVTLAGPGQSHALENTGSENLIFIDLIAQNHALKK; encoded by the coding sequence ATGAGAAAACTTATCGCACTATCACTGTCTCTCCTGCTTCTGGCTTCGTTCGCCCACGCCGAACCCCGCGAACAGTGCTGGGATCTCGAGGAGCTCACAGTCCTCAACAAGCAGGACGTAGCCGGAGGACGCGGAACGCTCTACGGGGAGTTCGCCTACACGCGCGACAAAGCCGGAGACGACTGGGCCATCAAGGAGATCGGCTTCATGACCCTCAAGCACGGCGACTTCATCGGCCTTCATGCCCACGCCGACAACGAAGACGCGTACCTGATACTTTCGGGAACAGGAATCTTCACCGACGGAGAAGGCAACTCTTGGACGGTCAAAGCCGGAGACATGACGATAGCCCGTCCCGGGCAGTCTCACGGGCTCGCAAACCTTTTCGGTGAAGACCTCGTGTTCCTCGACATCATCGCCAAGAACGCCAGCGCAGACCTCGAAGCACTCAAGGCTAATCCGACTCCGCAGGTTTTCCCTGCCGAAAGACTACGCAAGCTCAACAAGCAGAACGCAGGAGGAGCGGGCAAGGGAACTCTTTACGGGAAGTTTGCCTTCCGCCGCGAGGACGCAACACCAAATCAGGCCATCAAGGAAATCGGAATGATGACGCTCAGGCCGGGAGACAGCATCAGCCTTCATTCACACGCGGACAACGAGGACACGTACATTATTCTGTCGGGCGAAGGAATGTTCACTGACGGGGACGGCGGAGAATACGTCGTAGGGCCTCAGAGCGTAACTCTTGCCGGACCGGGACAGTCCCATGCCCTAGAGAACACCGGCAGCGAGAACCTAATCTTCATTGACCTCATCGCACAGAACCACGCCCTCAAGAAGTAA